The Dermacentor silvarum isolate Dsil-2018 chromosome 3, BIME_Dsil_1.4, whole genome shotgun sequence region TAGGCGCATTGAAGGCCAATCGTCACGTTTCGTAATTCTCAGTACTGTCAGAACCTCCACTCCCAGACTTGGCCATGGCCTCTtaaagagagaaacagagatcATCAGGAGCCCAGAATAGACATTCGTTCTCGACTTCGGCAAGGTCCAGCTCGTtatagtcttctttttttttcatcaataaaTGATTATTCCTTCTCGTCACTCAACATGCTGAGCGCGCGCAAACTGCGCTTCTCCCTCTTCCCAGGAACGCGGGGCGCGGCAGCATGATGAGCGAGCACAGTGTCGCTTCTACATGCGCACGAAACACAAAGTTAAGGCCTCTAGAAGCAGCTGCAGACATTGGCGAGACATATAACATAAACCTTTTTATCCTCATTATTACCCCTACATGTCATCCTATACATAATCTAGCATCTTCGTCAAAATAGACACGATCACTATTACGGAAAAGAgatcaaaagaaaaataacttaaaAACTATTAATTAAATATAGGTGTTATTGATCAATAAGTTAGCATGAAGCAAGGACTTCATTTGTTTACATTTCGAACCATGGCCAATCCCCCCTCGTGAGTACGAGCCATAagttgaaggaagaagaagaaggggaCCTTCTGGTCATCGACATCTGCTCAAGAGTCCTCGTCGCATGGAAAATTCGACAGAAATGGCTCAGCCAATTGTAAATCACTGGGACGTCGTTAAGAACGAGCAGCCGACGCCGCAGTGCCTGCAGAGGGTGCAGCGGGACCTGGTGGAGTTCCACGCCGACCCTCCGCCGGGAGTGTTCGTCTTCCCGGAAGAGAACGACATGAGCATACTGCACGCCATCGTCGTGGGTCCCTGGGGCACGCCTCTCGAAGGTGGCCTCTTCCGCCTGCAGTTGAAGTGCCCGCCCGACTACCCGATGCGGCCGCCTCGCGTTCGCTTCTTGACCGGCGCAGGCAAGGTGGTGTTCAACTGGCACATCTTCGGCGAGTACATCTGCCTCAGCCTACTCGGCACGGCTCCTGACGGACCGAGTTGGAGCTCGGCGCTGAGCATCGGCAGCCTGCTGGTATCAATACAGTCCTTCCTGGCCGACGGCGCTATGGAAAGCATGCGCCACAACAGCATCAAGGTCGCCGTGTGCGAGACGCTCGAAGACTGTCTGCAGGAAACATCCGAGCCTCCGATGCCGCCGGCTCTCACGAAGAAGACCCTCAAGTACTTCGCCGACAACTACGCCAACTACGAGAACGCggtcaaggcacagatcagttcCTGGGGAATACTTTCGTGGATTTTTGGTGTGGCGTCCGGCGgttacgaaccgctgctgaagcgaCTTCGCGACATCAAGAAGAGGATCGACGAAAAGAACGCGACGGCCACTGGCGAACAAAATGAGGAGTGACGCAATGGTTCCTTGTCTCCCTTCTAGAACGCGGAACGCGCCGGCATGAAGAACATCTTTCACGTGCCGATATGCCCACGAAACGCAAAATTGAGGACTCTTGAAGCAGCTACCGACATTGGCGAGATATCAAACATAAATTAGGCAGCGGCCACAACGTGGGAAGGCGGCGTTTCCAACAATTGGAATAAAGCGCTTGGACATGTGCCCTTGCTTGCGTGCGTGGGAGAGCTGTGTATATTAGTGACCAACACCAGGCCATTAAACTTTTGGTTAGACACTTGAATTTCTAAAGCGCCGTCTAGAGAGCTCTTTACCGCAAGATTTCTCTTGAAGcaaataaagcgaagctttatattgAAACGAAAAAGCGCCTGTTAGTCGCCTGTCCAAAGAAAATTACCATCTTcagcattgatgatgatgatgatgatgatgatgatgatgatgatgatgatgatgatgatgatgatgatgatgatgatgatgatgatgatgatatcctcagcacatggctcgtacccactccgggggattggccaagaattgggcacctgaacttttagatacggtttttgaaactactgttacagtgcaatgtagtaatcagaacagacagaataattgctcgagcgtcatcgtcttcttccgcagctagctcgttggcacccctccgGTTGCGcgcgtgctcgcgctcggcacgcgctcgtgccactgctcccgcattcgtcgtcgtcctcctcttccacagctggctgcgtagccgcttatcattccagcgaagaatttcacttctcttctgtcgtcttaTTAACgaggaggccacgtttacggggcatgagccattgcttaagggggtatgagcaattCTTCATTGTCTTACTGTAGcagacatatttaattttgaagcaatttaatttcgaagcatcgcaggcggcaatggcgggcgaatgctgctaaacacgccgccgagcaaactcgagacatcgaacgcaagctaaaacggcggactgcgggcataccgtgagtgacgtcgttctctccgtcacagacgaacgtgtgtaacctcattaagagtCACCAAGACATAACCAagaattgagaaatactttaataaaccatcgggattaacccagtgataaataccagggccgcacgtttcagcttcgctggttaaccatctgtacggagtacttgggcggtgcttttttttttttcaatttggttGGCTATTAGAAGGAATATGCGAAACTGAAATGTCGTGCCGCAGTGCTGGTAGGAGACGAACTTCACTGCAAACATTGACACTCTCCTTCCTACAACCCTGACCTTAGTGTCCGCAGGAGAGAATCCTTCCCTGCCTTCATCGATGCAATAAAGCCCAGcaacctccttttttttttttttttttgcttcaattGCGAATTCAGACCTGCTGAACACAGATAAATTAGCGAGCTACGTCAAATATTCCTGAATAATTTACAACAAGGCTTGTTTCAATAACTTCCCGACCTCAAAGATTGggttagttgattatgcatttctcATGGTTGTCTGTATACTCCCGTTTCATGTCCGTGATCCAAAGCCACGATGTTACATTGTTACATTTTGAGTCGTGTTTCCATGAAGCAATGTGCGACTAAAGTTCCAcattggagcagtgggaggcggCCTTGACCAGCCCGGTTCTGATGGACCAGCTCGCCTTTGTCTGTAGGCCGAGCCTGCTCGACGGCTGTCTCCGTGGGGGCCCAGGAATACAAGAAGGAAATCGAGAGCGACCCACACGGCTCACGACGACAAGCCTTTTCAGAGCAGCAATAAAGCTTATTCTctctatatacgtatatataacACATATTCCGTTTCGCTACACATCGAGGTACATGCGTCACAACGTCTTGATaggggttcttttttttctcgcttcggTGCTGCGATCACTGCTGCTGCCACAGGTGAACGCAACCAGGAGACTCGCGCACGGCGCTATTGTCTGTATTTTATGAGCAACGTCATCACACCTAAGCTTACTGCTACACGAAGTCAGCGGATTTTGCTGTGTCAGAACGTCGCAATAATGTCGATGACGCCTGGGTAACATTTCGAAAGGAGCTTTAGTACCAAATCATAAGGCATCACGATTCCCAAGCTTTAACATTTATGCTCGCTAAGTCGCAGAAACTACTGTACCTGGGGCAAATCCTTGGTATAGTAGCGTTTGCGACTTAGAAAATATGTGTCGGTATACCTCTCAGCGGAAACTTTAACTCAGAATCTCCTATCTACATGCGTGGGAAGGGATAAATGGTTGTGCTTGGCATCTGCTGCATTGAACTTAATGATGTCTGTTctcttttaaataaataaataaataaataaataaataaataaataaataaataaataaataaataaataaataaataaataaataaatgataggCGGTATCCACACATATGTCAGAATAACTGATCACAAATAAGTGGTGGGAATCGGTGATAAGCCAATTTTTATTAGacgttgtttttgttgttgttgttgttgttgttgttgttgttgctgttgctgttgttgttgttgttgttgttgttgttgttgttgttgttgttgttgtgttgttgttgttgttgttgttgttgttgttgttgttgtcgtcgtcgtcgtcgtcatcgtcgtcgtcgtcgttgttaaTGCCCAGCGAACCTAAGTCTCCTACCCACTTTGAGAGATTGACcaagaaatggttggattatTCGAAGTTCTAATGAAAAATAAGTTTCCAGCACTGCTATAAGGTACGTTATGTTGAAAAAGGAAATTACATGTTAAAATGAAAACAATAATAGTTGAATGAATCAATAATCATGAATTGAAAAGTACACAATAAGAAGAAAGCAAGGCAAAGGCACAATTTCAACAGTGCTTTCGGGCGGACTTCATGATGATTTTTTCGACAACGAAGCAAACATCTCTGTGACTGAATCGCGGTGTTTAGCTTTAGGTTCGTCTGTGTGGccggtttggtttggtttggttttctACTACGGGGGATGGGCGGATAagcactgcgggggattggccaagatttggatggtgTTAGGAAGCTTGTTTTAATACTAAAACTGGTAATGTTGTGAGGAGGAAATGAATAAACATAACGTATCAAGAACTTATGAAAAGCTCATTGAAACAGCTATAAATTCCTCCCCGGCTGAGCAAGCATCTCTGTGACAATTTCCATAGAGAGGAGGCTCTAGAAAAAGGATATGTAGAAGGAAAAAGATTAAACCAAATTAAACACTGATTCTAAAATGTTTTTCCTAAACAAGTAGTAAACGGCGgcagaatacgaaaaaaaatatcTATGGTTTCTTCTTCTCCACAGACTGGTCACAGAGGGGAGGGCGCTAGACCAGCCCTGTGATTATAGTAGTTTTATACTAGGTATTCGACAACGTATCGGGTAAAAattacttcaatttttttgtgtgaaaggaatttttgtgCCAACGGATAGGAAGTGTCGATATTCTGAAAAATTAGCTATTGCTGGGTTCaaaaagtcttgaataattgcATATCTCCTGGATATAGTAGTACTTCGGTAAGCTGATGTAGGAAGAAATCACAGTAAAGGGCCATTGAGGGCCGCTCTCGCAAGACTGCCAGCCATTTCATTCAGGAATAATCCCTTAATGCACAGGTActcaaagcaatctaattaaattcaTGTGTagaggcactagaaaatgaaaggTACGTAAGAGGTTAGTggcactatttgctgtgagcgatgaaaataaagataaagaatccgtTATTATGACTACCACccatattgatgaatttagtttgcgtaaGGAATTTTCTACGGaaaaattcagccagaaatacggatAAGAATTCCGCAATACAGACTGCGAATGACCAGTCTAGAGCAGGAgcgaaaatgccaattccagattttttttcttcacactgtgaggcgtctgtcgcaatgaccgtattTATAGCTCAACTCAATAAACGGTCTTGTAATAGGCAATTTAATATATTATGAGAAAGAAGTTTTGCCTTGTTTGGGGAGATGTCACCATATATGATTCGTAGACTCTCTCGTATATTACAAATAGGTGAAACCtgggatgttttccttgcaacgggcCCTGAAGTTTCCATTTATATACGCCACAgaagtccttcagcagctttttctttcttctttttccacaacctcttattttttttttcggtagcaACTTATTTTGCGTTCTTGGAAAGCTAGTCAAgcagcagccattctttcttaTGCTTGTTTGGAACCACACCCTAAAGCGAACTTGCTCTGAGCAGCTTGCTTAATCACCATTTTGATCTTTGTTTCTGatagttagctgtcttttttgcaCTATAGTCGTGGCATAGGCGCGGTTCCTTATTATATCGAAATAAGTATTCCTGCAtgctgtaaatatatgcgtcTGTGTTTGACTTTTCGATTCAATATTCCACATTTACTTATTCATATTCCGGAAAATTTATCTTCGCACACCTTAGTAAACTGCATTCTAGGTAGACAAAATTTCATATCCGAGTTTGCAGAGCACATGTTATTATTACAATGTTTACGATGGCTTTCGCAAAAGCCCAACTCACAGACGGTTATTATATACATagcgaacaccttcaaaaattgttaaaggttgtctgtggcagatagcacaattttagttcatgagctggtctactcgaagaggcgaacattacttgcacaagaaatttaaatgcataatcgaatagttaacaaaaatttactaattaagtttttatctaattacctgatggccatattgcaatttacaaattgtagccgtggagttcgcaaggcggatccacttggaacgaattctcgggatgacaccagtttcgagatattaattcacgAAATTCActggcgttgcagttagtttcttaagaaaccgtcgctttatgcattgaagcacaaaattaactggaacgccaatgcatttctccacgaagtcctggaattaatatctcgaaactggtgtcatcctgagaattatttccaagtggatccgcctcgcgaacACCAGAGGACTGCGGGACCGGAGCGCCCCCTCCACTTCTTGAGAGACAATGGCTAGGCCGCAGGTCTTCCTTTTATTTAAGCCAGCCCACTATTAAGGACCGAGTGGTGATGATCAGTATGTACAGGTGAGGAAGATTAAATGCACACGCAGGGCTCACGATATAATAAATGGAATATTTTATTTCGAAAAGAATTTC contains the following coding sequences:
- the LOC119445116 gene encoding ubiquitin-conjugating enzyme E2 Z, producing MAQPIVNHWDVVKNEQPTPQCLQRVQRDLVEFHADPPPGVFVFPEENDMSILHAIVVGPWGTPLEGGLFRLQLKCPPDYPMRPPRVRFLTGAGKVVFNWHIFGEYICLSLLGTAPDGPSWSSALSIGSLLVSIQSFLADGAMESMRHNSIKVAVCETLEDCLQETSEPPMPPALTKKTLKYFADNYANYENAVKAQISSWGILSWIFGVASGGYEPLLKRLRDIKKRIDEKNATATGEQNEE